A stretch of Henckelia pumila isolate YLH828 chromosome 4, ASM3356847v2, whole genome shotgun sequence DNA encodes these proteins:
- the LOC140861872 gene encoding uncharacterized protein has protein sequence MALALVITARKLRPYFLSHPVTVLTNSLLGRIMTHPDDSGRLVKWSVELGEYDIEYQPRKAIKAQALSDFLTEVATFGQEEVWRVFVDGSSGVGGSGVGGSGVGIILISLAQEKIEIAVKLDFQASNNEAEYEAVIAGIQRAREVGVSHIIIYSDSQLVVQQVNKTFCTREEKLIKYCKMIEELGASFNTWSIEQIPRKKNMEADALAKREAAGEVDSRESLMKRETVASIEAREPVLQENTWKAPIVKYLTQGNLPEDKGRARIIRR, from the coding sequence ATGGCCTTGGCTCTAGTAATAACAGCCCGGAAATTGAGACCTTATTTCTTGTCTCACCCGGTAACTGTTCTTACTAATAGCCTCCTGGGGCGCATTATGACTCACCCAGATGACTCGGGGAGGCTCGTGAAATGGTCGGTGGAATTGGGCGAGTATGATATTGAGTACCAGCCGCGTAAGGCCATCAAAGCCCAGGCTTTATCTGATTTTTTGACAGAGGTGGCCACTTTTGGCCAAGAGGAAGTATGGAGGGTTTTTGTAGATGGATCAAGTGGTGTTGGAGGCAGTGGTGTTGGAGGCAGTGGTGTGGGGATCATCCTGATCTCACTTGCCCAAGAGAAGATTGAGATAGCCGTGAAGCTAGACTTCCAGGCTTCCAACAACGAAGCTGAATACGAGGCTGTGATAGCTGGGATACAACGAGCTCGGGAAGTTGGGGTAAGTCATATCATAATTTATTCTGACTCTCAGTTGGTTGTTCAGCAAGTAAACAAAACCTTCTGTACCCGAGAGgagaaattgataaaatattgtaaGATGATTGAAGAGCTTGGGGCCAGTTTCAACACTTGGAGTATAGAGCAGATACCCCGGAAAAAAAATATGGAAGCAGACGCCTTGGCTAAAAGAGAGGCCGCTGGGGAAGTTGATAGTAGAGAATCCCTTATGAAAAGGGAAACGGTGGCTTCCATAGAAGCCCGGGAGCCGGTCCTCCAAGAAAACACATGGAAGGCCCCGATTGTCAAGTACCTAACTCAGGGAAATCTCCCGGAGGACAAAGGACGAGCCCGGATCATACGAAGATAG